A genomic region of Acetonema longum DSM 6540 contains the following coding sequences:
- a CDS encoding mannose/fructose/sorbose PTS transporter subunit IIB, with amino-acid sequence MNIVLARIDDRLIHGQVVTTWAKETKCERMIVCNDEISQDPIRKTLLIQVAPPGITASVVDIDKAIRVYKNPKYAETRALLLFTNPTDVLRLVEGGVGIKSVNIGGMSFREGKRQITKAISVNEQDVQAFQALHNRGVELEIRKVTSDSKEDLMSVLGGGH; translated from the coding sequence ATGAACATTGTTTTAGCCAGAATTGACGACCGATTAATCCATGGACAGGTGGTGACTACCTGGGCTAAGGAAACAAAGTGTGAAAGAATGATCGTCTGCAATGATGAAATATCGCAGGACCCCATTCGAAAAACGTTGCTTATTCAGGTAGCCCCGCCCGGAATTACGGCCAGTGTAGTGGATATCGACAAGGCGATCCGGGTCTATAAGAATCCTAAATATGCCGAAACCCGCGCTTTGCTGTTATTCACCAACCCCACCGATGTCCTGCGGCTGGTCGAGGGCGGCGTCGGCATCAAAAGCGTCAATATCGGCGGCATGAGTTTCAGGGAGGGAAAAAGGCAGATCACCAAGGCTATTTCGGTTAACGAACAGGATGTTCAGGCGTTTCAGGCACTGCACAACCGTGGGGTGGAACTGGAAATCAGAAAGGTGACATCCGATTCCAAAGAGGATTTAATGTCTGTTTTAGGCGGCGGACATTAA
- a CDS encoding PTS sugar transporter subunit IIA, producing MIAVVLSSHGHFSQAILKSCEMICGSRDNVAAVTFDVGESADTLVDKYRAVLKMLDLRDGVIFMTDLFAGSPYNAACRLSLETGNAAIVAGLNMPMLLEILSSPSLTLEEAKQVAQRAGKEGVRAFEPISAEDRDKEEL from the coding sequence ATGATAGCTGTTGTGCTAAGTTCTCATGGTCATTTTTCGCAGGCAATCCTCAAATCGTGTGAGATGATCTGCGGCAGCAGGGACAATGTTGCAGCCGTGACATTTGATGTGGGTGAAAGTGCGGATACATTAGTGGATAAATACAGAGCCGTTTTAAAGATGCTGGATTTAAGGGATGGCGTCATCTTTATGACCGATCTGTTTGCAGGAAGTCCGTACAATGCAGCCTGCCGTCTTTCCCTGGAAACGGGAAACGCCGCTATCGTGGCCGGACTGAATATGCCGATGCTTTTGGAGATTTTAAGTTCACCGTCTCTTACCCTGGAGGAGGCGAAACAGGTTGCACAAAGAGCCGGCAAAGAAGGAGTCCGTGCGTTTGAGCCGATCAGTGCAGAGGATCGCGATAAGGAGGAATTATAA
- a CDS encoding sigma-54-dependent transcriptional regulator, whose translation MKRIEKIYNYICERSGEYTLEQLAGAAGVDASGISERLGILRNNVSMELNVLFKMGKIIKIKGRPVLYFDKETLERLCGKKLGPEPLEVGSLKEIFGDHEDVFFDTNPFKHLIGVNGSLKGPVEQAKAAILYPPNGLHTLIVGQTGVGKTLFVNMMYNYGKFCERLKENAPFKVFNCADYYHNPQLLVSHIFGHVKGAFTGADTDKQGLVEEANGGILFLDEIHRLPPEGQEMIFYFMDTGTFNKLGETDRKRRARVLIIGATTEEHTSSLIKTFVRRIPIVITLPPLQQRPTQEQVDILKFLLTNEAHRVNKPIRIMSEAVKALIASVSYGNIGQLKSNIQLVCATAFVNGIHRNYIEIDFKSLPEHFKSGLLTLGARRQEMIELDQYIDEQIIVSHQEYKVLAEDDPYEPPFNLYKIIEGKAAMLKAEGVPDELIKNFIMADINLHIKSFYNKFNTHLSTRQRILKIVDRKLLELAEEIQLLAKQRLKRDYQDRFLYALSLHLSALLRRLESNQALQYANIESAVRDYPDEYQVALEIKGIIEDNYSVEIPKEELEYFTLLLSSVHEIDQSGQIAVIVAAHGNSTASSMVDAVQKLLGYDNIAAVDMPLEASPKDILDKIIQSVQEINHDLKGILLLVDMGSLTNFEDVIAAKCRVKVRTLDMVSTPLLLEAARKVNEFGQDLDDIYTSLQNFQGYGSRKKNCPHKNEGVILTICASGEGTAIRLKELVEDILDNMVDEHIEVIPLSSKNVRENAEKIQQKHKILASVGIVNPGIDAPFVPLENLINSRGETTLKNIIRNHFSVVEKKQNIVVKNLAEDSMKEFLTYLNPAKIISVLEEFLSVLKKSLKREFTNTMEIKLMIHCGCALERMVIQDGLVYRGDKDSIPPEHVQGVKRSAQVFKNRIGIELTEDEILFIAEIL comes from the coding sequence ATGAAGCGAATTGAGAAAATTTATAACTATATTTGCGAACGGTCGGGCGAGTATACCCTGGAACAACTGGCAGGAGCGGCGGGGGTGGATGCTTCCGGCATTTCTGAACGGCTGGGCATTTTACGGAACAATGTCAGCATGGAACTGAATGTGTTGTTTAAGATGGGCAAAATTATTAAAATCAAGGGCAGGCCGGTTCTGTACTTTGATAAAGAAACCCTGGAGCGGCTGTGCGGGAAGAAGCTTGGGCCGGAACCGCTGGAAGTTGGCAGTCTGAAAGAAATTTTTGGTGATCATGAAGATGTTTTTTTTGACACGAATCCCTTCAAGCATTTGATCGGAGTCAATGGCAGCTTAAAGGGCCCGGTGGAGCAGGCTAAAGCGGCGATCTTATATCCTCCCAACGGGCTGCATACTTTAATTGTCGGGCAAACCGGCGTAGGCAAAACCCTGTTCGTCAATATGATGTACAACTACGGAAAATTTTGTGAAAGACTCAAGGAGAATGCCCCCTTCAAGGTATTCAACTGTGCCGATTACTATCATAATCCGCAGCTGCTAGTATCCCATATTTTTGGCCACGTCAAGGGAGCTTTTACCGGAGCGGACACCGACAAGCAGGGGTTGGTGGAAGAGGCAAACGGCGGAATTTTATTTTTAGATGAAATCCATCGCCTGCCGCCGGAAGGCCAGGAAATGATCTTTTACTTTATGGATACCGGGACTTTTAATAAACTGGGGGAAACGGACCGCAAACGCCGGGCCAGGGTGCTGATCATCGGGGCAACCACGGAAGAACATACTTCGTCATTGATTAAGACCTTTGTCCGGCGCATCCCGATTGTGATTACCCTTCCTCCCCTGCAGCAGCGTCCTACGCAGGAGCAGGTGGACATCCTTAAATTCCTGCTTACCAATGAAGCGCACCGGGTGAATAAACCGATCAGGATCATGTCCGAAGCGGTCAAAGCGTTAATTGCCAGTGTATCCTACGGTAATATCGGACAGTTAAAATCCAACATTCAGTTGGTTTGCGCCACAGCGTTTGTAAACGGAATCCATAGAAATTATATCGAGATTGATTTTAAGTCGCTGCCGGAGCATTTTAAAAGCGGCTTGCTGACCCTGGGAGCCAGGCGGCAGGAAATGATCGAACTGGATCAGTATATCGATGAACAAATTATAGTAAGCCATCAGGAATATAAGGTGCTGGCCGAGGATGATCCATATGAACCGCCGTTTAATTTGTATAAAATTATTGAAGGCAAGGCCGCCATGCTCAAGGCGGAGGGCGTGCCGGACGAGCTGATCAAAAATTTTATTATGGCTGATATCAATCTGCATATCAAATCATTCTATAATAAGTTCAATACCCATTTGAGCACCCGTCAGAGAATATTGAAAATAGTGGACCGCAAGCTGCTGGAACTGGCGGAGGAAATCCAACTGCTGGCCAAGCAGCGGCTAAAACGGGATTATCAGGACCGGTTTCTCTACGCGTTAAGCCTGCACCTGAGCGCTTTGCTGCGCAGGCTGGAAAGCAATCAGGCCCTGCAGTATGCCAATATCGAAAGCGCTGTCCGGGATTATCCCGACGAGTATCAAGTGGCTCTGGAAATAAAGGGTATCATTGAAGATAACTATAGCGTAGAAATCCCCAAGGAGGAGCTGGAGTATTTCACGCTGCTGTTAAGTTCGGTCCATGAAATTGACCAAAGCGGGCAAATTGCCGTCATCGTTGCCGCCCACGGCAACAGTACAGCCAGTTCCATGGTGGATGCAGTGCAAAAATTGCTTGGCTATGACAATATTGCGGCAGTGGATATGCCGCTGGAGGCGAGCCCCAAGGATATACTGGACAAGATCATCCAGTCCGTCCAGGAAATTAATCACGATCTCAAAGGAATATTGCTGCTTGTGGATATGGGCTCCCTGACCAATTTTGAAGATGTGATTGCGGCAAAGTGTCGCGTTAAAGTGCGTACGCTGGATATGGTATCGACGCCGCTGTTGCTGGAAGCGGCCCGGAAGGTGAACGAGTTCGGCCAGGATTTGGATGATATCTATACTTCGCTGCAGAATTTCCAGGGGTACGGCAGCCGGAAGAAGAACTGCCCCCATAAAAACGAAGGCGTCATTTTAACCATTTGCGCCTCCGGCGAAGGTACGGCGATCAGATTGAAGGAACTGGTAGAAGATATTTTGGACAATATGGTGGACGAGCATATTGAAGTCATTCCGCTAAGCAGTAAAAATGTCAGGGAGAATGCGGAAAAAATCCAGCAGAAGCATAAAATCCTGGCATCGGTGGGAATTGTCAATCCCGGGATTGATGCTCCATTCGTGCCGCTGGAGAACCTGATCAACAGCCGTGGTGAAACAACTCTCAAGAATATTATCCGGAATCATTTTTCCGTAGTGGAAAAGAAACAGAACATTGTTGTGAAAAATCTAGCTGAAGACAGTATGAAAGAGTTTTTAACCTATTTGAATCCGGCTAAAATTATTAGTGTATTAGAAGAATTTTTAAGTGTATTAAAAAAATCCCTGAAGCGGGAATTTACCAATACCATGGAAATCAAGCTGATGATCCATTGCGGTTGTGCCCTGGAACGGATGGTCATTCAGGACGGGCTGGTTTATAGAGGCGATAAAGACAGTATACCCCCCGAACATGTGCAAGGTGTAAAGCGGTCGGCGCAGGTCTTCAAAAACAGGATCGGTATTGAATTAACGGAAGATGAGATATTGTTTATTGCCGAGATATTATAG
- a CDS encoding AraC family transcriptional regulator, whose amino-acid sequence MKDIHDIKFQNGTKQELLSDLTPDFPYIASRVELDKFTGCFVPWHWHKEVELFYLQSGVLEYYTSKGKTVFPAGSGGLINSNILHMTRAQDSMNTVQFLHIFDTSFIAGKQGSRMEQRYITPIIAAPQIEIIALYPDHLAQIQLLNKIHESFNLSESDFGYEMKLRAILSDIWLHLLTMSLSSLEKKGHYNKINDKIKLMMIYIHEHYAEKISIAEIAAAAFSSERECFRAFRHCLHMTPAEYIKSYRLQMACSMLAESRESITGISHACGLGSSSYFGQVFREHIGCTPIEYRKKWRNSDI is encoded by the coding sequence TTGAAAGATATTCACGATATAAAATTTCAGAACGGGACCAAGCAAGAGCTATTATCTGATCTTACGCCGGACTTCCCGTATATTGCATCCCGCGTTGAATTAGATAAGTTCACAGGATGCTTTGTACCATGGCACTGGCATAAAGAGGTTGAATTGTTCTATTTGCAAAGCGGTGTGTTGGAATACTATACATCAAAGGGAAAAACGGTATTTCCGGCAGGTTCGGGTGGACTTATCAATTCTAATATACTGCATATGACAAGGGCGCAGGATAGTATGAACACGGTCCAATTTCTACATATATTTGATACCTCTTTTATAGCAGGCAAGCAAGGAAGCCGGATGGAACAAAGATATATAACGCCAATCATTGCAGCTCCACAGATAGAGATCATCGCACTGTATCCCGATCATTTGGCGCAGATTCAATTATTGAATAAAATTCATGAATCTTTCAACCTTTCCGAAAGTGATTTCGGATATGAAATGAAACTTCGTGCAATATTGTCTGACATATGGCTTCATCTTCTTACTATGTCTCTTTCTTCATTGGAGAAAAAGGGACATTATAACAAGATAAATGATAAGATAAAATTGATGATGATCTATATTCACGAACATTATGCAGAGAAAATCTCAATCGCGGAAATTGCCGCCGCTGCTTTTTCCAGTGAACGTGAGTGCTTTCGGGCATTCCGGCACTGTCTGCATATGACGCCTGCGGAATATATAAAAAGTTACCGGTTGCAAATGGCGTGTAGTATGCTGGCAGAAAGCCGGGAATCCATTACAGGTATCAGCCATGCCTGCGGATTGGGAAGCAGCAGCTATTTTGGGCAAGTTTTTCGGGAGCATATCGGCTGCACCCCCATAGAGTATCGTAAAAAGTGGCGGAATAGTGATATATAA
- the dpaL gene encoding diaminopropionate ammonia-lyase: MAQGIEWIANPMKRTDGPMASVEFLSKQEIGKVRNFHKSFSEYQETPLRSLDTLAGVLGVAGVYVKDESYRFGLNAFKVLGSSYAIGKHLAKKLGKDISAVSFADLVSPHVKQQLGDITFTTATDGNHGRGLAWTANRLQQKSVVYMPKGSSVKRLNAIKGEGAEAYITEYNYDDAVRLSASQAQKHGWVIVQDTAWEGYEDIPAWIMQGYGTMAAEALDQLNRMEVERPTHIFVQAGVGSLAGAVQGFFASVFQKNRPITVIVEADRAACLYKSAQVGDGEPQFVGGDMDTIMAGLACGEPNTISWEILRDYSDLFVSCSDWVTALGMRLLSSPAGSDPRIISGESGAVTSGLLHLIMREKGLESLREKLELDRNSRVLLFSTEGDTDPEKYASIVWGGEYPAPQSI, encoded by the coding sequence ATGGCACAGGGGATTGAATGGATAGCGAATCCTATGAAACGAACGGATGGACCGATGGCATCCGTCGAATTTTTGAGCAAGCAGGAAATAGGCAAGGTGCGGAATTTTCACAAGAGCTTTTCAGAGTATCAGGAGACGCCGCTGCGTAGTTTGGATACGCTGGCCGGCGTACTGGGCGTTGCCGGAGTATATGTAAAAGACGAATCGTACCGCTTTGGGTTAAATGCGTTTAAGGTGCTGGGCAGTTCTTATGCTATAGGAAAGCACCTGGCGAAAAAACTGGGCAAGGATATCAGTGCAGTATCTTTTGCTGATTTAGTTTCCCCCCATGTTAAACAGCAACTGGGCGATATCACCTTTACAACGGCTACTGACGGCAATCATGGCCGGGGATTGGCCTGGACGGCCAACCGTCTGCAGCAGAAGTCGGTTGTATATATGCCAAAGGGGTCTTCGGTTAAACGCTTGAATGCTATTAAAGGGGAAGGCGCTGAAGCCTATATTACGGAATACAACTATGATGACGCAGTGAGGTTGTCAGCGTCGCAAGCGCAGAAACACGGCTGGGTCATCGTGCAGGATACGGCCTGGGAGGGATATGAGGATATCCCGGCCTGGATTATGCAGGGCTATGGCACTATGGCGGCTGAAGCCCTGGACCAGTTAAACCGGATGGAGGTTGAAAGACCGACCCATATTTTCGTGCAGGCGGGGGTAGGTTCCCTGGCCGGCGCTGTACAAGGATTTTTCGCCTCGGTATTTCAGAAGAACCGGCCCATTACCGTGATTGTGGAAGCTGACCGGGCCGCCTGTCTGTATAAATCGGCTCAAGTCGGCGACGGCGAGCCCCAGTTCGTCGGCGGTGATATGGATACCATCATGGCCGGACTGGCTTGCGGTGAACCGAATACCATTAGCTGGGAGATACTTCGGGATTACAGCGATTTGTTTGTCTCCTGCTCTGACTGGGTGACGGCCCTGGGTATGCGGCTGCTCAGCAGCCCGGCCGGCTCTGATCCCCGGATTATTTCCGGTGAATCAGGCGCGGTCACCAGTGGTTTGCTGCATCTGATTATGCGGGAGAAGGGGCTGGAGTCTCTGCGAGAGAAACTGGAATTGGATCGGAATTCCCGTGTTTTATTGTTCAGCACGGAAGGCGACACCGATCCTGAAAAATACGCCAGTATTGTCTGGGGCGGAGAGTATCCGGCGCCGCAATCGATTTAA
- a CDS encoding sigma 54-interacting transcriptional regulator yields the protein MYCLRDIQDTVQQTAEAIAEVLKIEVEIADYNMVRVAGTGKYRDRCGHVMDEGFVYRHVLKTGKAMIIQNPGSHELCGPCPHCGNCVENAEVASPIQAEGKTIGVIGLISFDEEQARRLLDNTESLLRYLEKMSELIAGKIVESHRNRQREVLTNQLMTVVNLLHDGILVVNEYKQITNCNIVARKLLNMSEGQETSLDDIVDSKKIWKVVGKDGKFSGQVNGKRVPGQLFCDAFAINTKGQAEGAVIVLKDPQQIKKLVKDATVSEIQTDFSQILGESQRMKDLKEMAFRVAQSNSTLLIQGESGTGKELFARAVHQSSKRKTHSFIAINCGAIPENLLESELFGYEEGAFTGAQRGGKLGKFELAHHGTVFLDEIGDMPLHLQVKLLRVLQERRVERIGGTRSIPIDVRVIAATNRDLEQLMATGEFREDLYYRLHVIPLFIPPLRERKEDIPLLVRSFVEYYSKLVGKEIAATTPEAIHILSRYSWPGNVRELGNIIEYAVTMAAGDTITADILPKRIKAPLQQGVKHHSLNLEELERKAIAEALEIASESGNKEKAAEILGIGRATLYRKIKAYKILEKKTFF from the coding sequence ATGTACTGCCTGCGTGATATCCAGGACACGGTACAGCAAACCGCCGAAGCGATTGCGGAGGTGTTAAAGATTGAAGTTGAAATCGCCGACTACAACATGGTGCGGGTAGCTGGAACCGGGAAATACCGCGACCGGTGCGGCCATGTGATGGACGAAGGCTTTGTCTACCGCCATGTCTTAAAGACGGGGAAAGCCATGATTATCCAAAATCCCGGCAGTCACGAATTGTGCGGCCCCTGCCCCCACTGCGGTAATTGTGTTGAAAATGCCGAGGTGGCATCACCCATTCAAGCGGAAGGCAAAACCATCGGGGTCATCGGACTCATCAGTTTTGATGAAGAACAAGCCCGGCGGCTGCTGGACAATACAGAATCCCTGCTCCGGTACCTGGAGAAAATGTCTGAGCTGATCGCCGGTAAAATTGTCGAAAGCCACCGGAACCGTCAGCGGGAAGTCCTGACCAATCAGCTCATGACGGTGGTCAATTTGCTGCATGACGGAATTTTAGTAGTGAATGAATATAAACAAATCACGAATTGCAATATTGTAGCCAGAAAATTGTTGAACATGTCTGAGGGGCAGGAAACTTCGCTAGATGACATAGTCGACAGTAAAAAAATTTGGAAGGTTGTTGGGAAAGACGGCAAATTTTCCGGCCAGGTGAACGGAAAGCGGGTTCCCGGCCAGTTGTTCTGCGATGCTTTCGCTATCAATACCAAAGGGCAGGCGGAAGGCGCAGTGATCGTCCTGAAAGACCCTCAGCAGATCAAAAAGCTGGTGAAGGATGCGACTGTCAGTGAAATCCAAACCGACTTTTCACAGATTTTAGGTGAAAGTCAGCGGATGAAAGATTTGAAGGAAATGGCGTTCCGCGTCGCCCAGAGCAATTCTACCCTGCTGATCCAGGGGGAAAGCGGCACCGGCAAGGAACTGTTCGCCCGGGCCGTGCATCAAAGCAGCAAGCGCAAAACCCATTCCTTTATCGCCATTAACTGCGGGGCGATTCCCGAGAACCTGCTGGAAAGCGAATTGTTCGGCTATGAGGAAGGGGCTTTTACCGGCGCCCAGCGAGGCGGCAAACTGGGTAAATTTGAACTGGCCCATCATGGCACTGTTTTTTTGGACGAAATCGGCGACATGCCGCTGCACCTGCAGGTTAAACTCTTGCGGGTCCTGCAGGAACGCCGGGTGGAACGCATTGGCGGCACCCGCTCCATTCCCATTGATGTCCGGGTCATTGCCGCCACTAACCGGGATTTGGAACAACTGATGGCCACGGGAGAATTCAGGGAGGATTTGTATTACCGGCTGCATGTGATCCCTCTGTTCATACCGCCCCTCAGGGAGCGTAAAGAGGATATTCCCCTGTTGGTCCGCTCTTTTGTAGAATACTACAGCAAACTGGTGGGCAAGGAAATCGCAGCGACGACTCCGGAGGCCATCCACATCTTGTCCCGGTACTCCTGGCCGGGGAATGTGCGGGAATTAGGGAATATCATTGAATATGCGGTGACCATGGCGGCAGGCGACACCATTACGGCCGACATTTTGCCGAAACGGATTAAAGCGCCTCTCCAGCAAGGCGTTAAGCATCACTCCCTCAATCTGGAGGAGTTGGAACGGAAGGCTATCGCTGAGGCGCTGGAGATAGCCAGCGAGTCGGGCAATAAAGAAAAAGCCGCTGAAATCCTGGGAATCGGCCGGGCGACGCTTTACCGGAAAATAAAAGCCTATAAAATTTTGGAAAAGAAAACTTTTTTCTAA
- a CDS encoding YgeY family selenium metabolism-linked hydrolase encodes MESNFPKVLELAKKYEPEMTRFLRDMIAIPSESCQEEKVILRIKAEMEKAGFDKVTIDPMGNILGTIGHGKHLIAMDAHIDTVGVGNPDNWQYDPYKGHEDNEVIIGRGGSDQEGGMASMVYAGKIIKELGLEDDYTLAVVGSIQEEDCDGLCWQYILKEDILKPEFVVITEPTDGKIYRGHRGRMEIKVTTKGISCHGSAPERGDNAIYKMAPILSELRALHPNLKDHPFLGKGSLTVSEIFHTSPSRCAVADSCWISIDRRLTAGESGEYAMQQIKNLPAVKAAGAEVTMYTYERPSYTGLVYPTESYFPTWLIEENHPVCSTLTDTYRGLFKTEPVLDKWTFSTNGVSIMGRYGIPCIGFGPGHEDQAHAPNEKTWKKELVQAAAMYAVIPSLYVRRYADKMPSNTENLMKIGQ; translated from the coding sequence TTGGAGAGCAATTTTCCCAAGGTATTGGAACTGGCCAAAAAGTATGAACCCGAGATGACCAGGTTCTTACGGGATATGATCGCGATTCCCAGCGAAAGCTGCCAGGAAGAAAAAGTGATTCTACGCATCAAAGCAGAAATGGAAAAAGCAGGATTTGATAAAGTGACCATTGATCCCATGGGGAACATCCTGGGAACGATCGGCCACGGCAAGCATCTGATCGCCATGGACGCTCATATCGACACGGTCGGCGTGGGCAATCCGGACAATTGGCAATATGATCCCTACAAAGGCCATGAAGACAACGAAGTGATTATCGGCCGGGGCGGCAGTGACCAGGAAGGCGGCATGGCCTCCATGGTGTATGCCGGCAAGATCATCAAGGAATTAGGCCTGGAGGATGATTACACGCTGGCAGTAGTAGGCTCGATCCAGGAAGAAGATTGCGACGGCCTGTGCTGGCAGTATATCCTCAAAGAGGATATACTGAAGCCCGAATTCGTGGTGATCACGGAACCGACTGACGGCAAGATCTACCGGGGCCACCGGGGCCGGATGGAAATCAAGGTGACCACCAAGGGAATCAGCTGCCACGGTTCGGCGCCGGAACGGGGCGACAATGCCATCTACAAAATGGCCCCCATCCTGAGCGAGCTCAGAGCGCTTCATCCCAATCTCAAAGACCATCCTTTCCTGGGCAAAGGCAGCCTGACTGTATCGGAAATTTTCCATACCTCTCCCTCCCGCTGCGCCGTGGCCGACAGCTGCTGGATTTCCATCGACCGCCGCCTGACAGCCGGTGAGAGCGGCGAATATGCCATGCAGCAGATCAAAAACCTGCCGGCGGTCAAAGCGGCCGGAGCGGAAGTGACCATGTACACTTACGAGCGTCCCTCCTATACCGGTCTGGTATATCCAACCGAATCCTATTTCCCTACCTGGCTCATCGAAGAAAACCATCCGGTTTGTTCCACCCTGACGGATACTTACCGGGGCCTGTTTAAAACAGAGCCGGTGCTGGATAAATGGACTTTCTCCACCAACGGGGTTTCCATTATGGGCCGGTACGGCATTCCCTGCATCGGTTTCGGCCCGGGACACGAAGACCAGGCTCACGCTCCCAATGAAAAGACCTGGAAGAAGGAACTGGTCCAGGCTGCGGCCATGTACGCCGTCATTCCGTCTCTGTATGTCCGCAGATACGCCGATAAAATGCCTTCCAATACCGAGAATTTGATGAAAATAGGTCAATAG
- a CDS encoding ornithine carbamoyltransferase yields the protein MQSIFRGRHFINLEDFTKEEVDTILEVSLDLKKKFAMGEPTPYLLHQSMFLMFFEQSTRTRNSMEAGFAQLGGHAGFLDSSSMQISHGESAKDTAIILSRFGHAIACRYCNWGYGNKYLNEMAKWSSKPVMNLQCDLYHPFQALADLMTMKEKIGDLKRVKISIIWAYAESHKKPISVPVSQVLLFPRYGMDVTLAHPKGWELPDWVIAQAKENAAKYGGSVKVTDNEAEAYAGAHIVIPKNWGNWVNDQTGLAAAGAVAVVDDKLKAHKGWKCTEAKMVAADKNVMYMHALPADRNNEVEDSVIDGPHSIVYDEAENRLHTAKAVMTLLMGGR from the coding sequence ATGCAATCTATTTTCCGCGGCCGTCATTTTATTAATTTGGAAGATTTCACCAAAGAAGAAGTGGATACCATACTTGAGGTTTCTTTAGACCTCAAGAAAAAATTTGCCATGGGCGAACCGACTCCCTATTTGCTGCACCAGTCGATGTTTCTGATGTTTTTCGAGCAATCCACCCGGACCCGGAACTCCATGGAAGCCGGCTTCGCTCAACTGGGCGGCCACGCGGGATTCCTTGATTCCAGCAGCATGCAGATTTCCCACGGGGAAAGCGCCAAAGACACCGCGATTATTCTGTCCCGTTTCGGTCATGCCATTGCCTGCCGCTACTGCAACTGGGGCTATGGCAACAAATACCTGAACGAAATGGCGAAATGGTCTAGCAAGCCGGTCATGAACCTCCAATGCGACTTGTATCATCCGTTCCAGGCCCTGGCTGACCTGATGACCATGAAAGAAAAAATCGGCGATCTGAAACGCGTAAAGATCTCCATCATCTGGGCCTACGCCGAGAGCCATAAGAAGCCGATCTCGGTGCCTGTATCCCAAGTGCTGCTGTTCCCCCGCTACGGCATGGACGTTACCCTGGCCCACCCCAAAGGCTGGGAACTGCCTGACTGGGTCATTGCCCAGGCCAAAGAGAACGCGGCAAAATACGGCGGCTCGGTGAAAGTCACCGATAACGAAGCCGAAGCTTACGCCGGCGCCCATATTGTCATTCCGAAAAACTGGGGCAACTGGGTGAACGACCAGACCGGTTTGGCCGCTGCCGGCGCCGTTGCGGTGGTGGATGACAAGCTGAAAGCCCACAAGGGCTGGAAGTGCACCGAAGCCAAGATGGTTGCCGCCGACAAAAACGTCATGTACATGCATGCCCTGCCGGCTGACCGGAACAACGAAGTGGAAGATTCCGTCATCGACGGTCCTCACTCCATCGTCTACGATGAAGCGGAAAACAGGCTCCATACCGCCAAAGCAGTTATGACCCTGTTAATGGGCGGCAGATAA